One Diabrotica virgifera virgifera chromosome 3, PGI_DIABVI_V3a genomic window carries:
- the LOC126881896 gene encoding uncharacterized protein LOC126881896, translating into MNIGKFVIPNYTIERLKCDLCHGYLSVPPIYSYRDKYACGRCNPDWERNIIYEQLAQYLVFPCMFCDKAYPWGMMQSHEDRCKQNKLACPSDKSNVYMLTNLVKLKCVEYHKECDEKWLRCPIPLCLNTFQMKEVLHHFNEYHKDYIFTNTVEARKIFKEEKVWNFHCETQVCLITWNTVPFLLFVHNSCEFDDTTGNILFYNYYFSVFTFCQKKCDMKYSATLQIQSDNEITTRSMKNQEVKTFNDAIHKVTFLQSEFLRLNSFDFMTTKFLKIPRTEKLNLTYSIKIVDNNFLIEPEPTKGDSDIQRAAGIGKHFECPICQEYMSPPIYNCATGHTICKNCKDKLVFCPYCKALVGISRNYVMEDMLDTLLLHCHNEYKGCTFTGKVQEIKLHEVMCHYN; encoded by the coding sequence ATGAACATTGGCAAATTTGTGATACCGAATTACACTATTGAAAGGCTAAAATGTGATCTCTGCCATGGATATCTGTCGGTACCACCAATTTATTCTTACAGGGACAAATACGCATGCGGACGATGCAATCCTGATTGGGAAAGAAACATCATATACGAACAGCTAGCTCAATACTTAGTGTTTCCATGTATGTTTTGTGATAAGGCCTACCCATGGGGGATGATGCAATCACACGAAGATAGGTGCAAACAAAATAAACTGGCTTGTCCTTCAGATAAATCAAACGTGTATATGTTAACTAATTTGGTTAAATTAAAATGTGTAGAATATCATAAGGAATGTGACGAGAAATGGTTAAGATGTCCGATACCGCTTTGTCTAAATACGTTTCAAATGAAGGAAGTCTTGCACCACTTTAATGAATATCATAAAGACTATATTTTTACTAACACGGTAGAAGCCAGGAAGATATTTAAGGAAGAAAAGGTATGGAATTTTCACTGTGAAACACAAGTTTGTCTAATAACTTGGAATACCGTCCCTTTTTTACTTTTCGTCCACAACAGTTGTGAATTCGATGATACAACGGGTAACattttattttacaattattatttcaGCGTATTTACCTTCTGTCAGAAGAAATGCGATATGAAGTACTCAGCAACGTTACAGATACAGTCTGATAATGAAATCACAACGAGATCAATGAAGAATCAAGAGGTGAAAACATTTAACGATGCTATTCACAAGGTCACTTTCTTACAGTCTGAGTTTCTTAGGTTAAACAGCTTCGATTTTATGACTACGAAGTTCTTGAAAATACCAAGAACTGAAAAACttaatttaacatactctataaaAATCGTAGATAACAATTTTCTAATAGAACCCGAGCCGACTAAGGGGGACTCCGATATCCAACGTGCCGCAGGTATTGGAAAACACTTCGAATGTCCAATATGTCAGGAATATATGTCTCCTCCTATATATAATTGTGCCACCGGCCATACAATTTGCAAGAATTGCAAGGATAAGCTCGTATTTTGTCCGTATTGTAAGGCTTTGGTCGGAATCTCTAGGAACTATGTGATGGAGGATATGTTAGACACGCTTTTACTTCATTGCCACAATGAATATAAAGGATGTACTTTTACGGGTAAAGTACAAGAGATAAAATTGCACGAGGTAATGTGTCATTACAATTGA